One window from the genome of Elaeis guineensis isolate ETL-2024a chromosome 5, EG11, whole genome shotgun sequence encodes:
- the LOC105045522 gene encoding uncharacterized protein isoform X3 produces MAMAGSGYHSPQFSEDIAWLPPWLQPHQLPMFGDCDKDEQGACPLVCKNVVPLEDQAICSGQCGQFFRDRVGFSGCHLHLSGDDETPAGSTPSSGNALHFHLHLSSVGVSQPFSSQLNDIPETERRENNDGSSSNPDPETPGIQNEKICQHLMEDGAPTHDMLPVGCKPRMSIKPIREPLSKTERNNQKRFQRKLETCNLRNADVNDAVELSVAASEAMVISEMVSSSCQSELLEAKTILEIAVRVKHARNQCCLDIEDGPTSSDEIDETDELCDLDESFMADAFEDVGLSISHFVNSSYNSPGGKKYPDNFCSSEHRILQSSYPWEQNTHVSESLCCDKEERQSKKLKAQEVETPETVAQTCGAIAITSKNLPLKPLSVQQARPSVCLYSDSNTSCLKNQSIAQVQEVQNTDALPAKQMGLEEDQIILKVGKVNIQGDASNRKNIKDLFDGETSFISESMDIIDDHPIEQRMGAEPEIIGSSSTPCTNIPRFACQENASAYGELMRSSGLSSVDPLCSVVPCSISSDDAFIIYDSNQKKNEEDDEKFMSSKADVEEQISNGKPTEPNFLETLSPRRFAQAEECDLPKKHAKDFGMPSCKQVSSLKPYSMVMPILNTSKKMVFHYDSVSSLNMGGKIKDSFHNERNTHHFLPNKDDCSVPLKCTDKNVHVDRPKNSNSFGSKVQDSVDEPFPLLEAQHNAFGILCHEHKKGSSPFVLNKKHRLQACNITLISDGEEGSLRGFSALKMRKCKSKVLMSEVIHKDQTNSTSHVPLQRSLRLCPPNKQVLENKQVHFLEAKHNIDSPKISARLQSSYGLNSSHCRTSKRAKNSTSQHKSGTKRSYNHRTSCDEVDGKEMIFLGLEFLLTGFSSQKRKELEALIRKYGGYVLSNIPACSPDLRGKWKVDPACWKLPIILSPKKVQTTKFLYGCAINTWTLNASWLVDSVQDGSVLSPGN; encoded by the exons ATGGCGATGGCGGGCTCTGGCTATCACTCCCCCCAGTTCTCAGAG GATATAGCTTGGCTCCCACCATGGCTTCAGCCGCATCAGCTACCTATGTTTGGTGACTGCGATAAAGATGAACAGGGTGCTTGTCCTCTGGTCTGCAAG AATGTGGTACCTCTTGAAGATCAAGCTATATGCAGTGGACAGTGTGGTCAATTTTTCAGGGACCGCGTCGGATTTAGTGGTTGCCATTTACATTTATCTGGTGATGATGAGACACCTGCTGGAAGCACACCATCTTCTGGAAAT GCATTACATTTTCATCTGCATCTTTCCTCAGTTGGTGTTTCACAGCCCTTCTCAAGTCAACTTAATGATATACCTGAAACAGAAAGGCGTGAAAATAATGATGGTTCATCCAGTAATCCTGATCCAGAAACACCAGGCATCCAGAATGAAAAAATCTGTCAGCATCTCATGGAGGATGGAGCCCCAACACATGATATGTTGCCAGTAGGCTGCAAACCAAGGATGTCCATCAAACCCATCAGAGAACCACTCAGCAAAACTGAGCGGAATAATCAGAAGAGATTTCAACGAAAGCTCGAAACTTGCAATCTCAGAAATGCAGACGTAAATGATGCAGTTGAGCTTTCTGTTGCTGCCTCGGAAGCAATGGTCATTTCAGAAATGGTGTCTAGTAGCTGCCAATCTGAACTTTTGGAAGCCAAAACTATTCTGGAAATTGCTGTTCGTGTGAAACACGCGCGGAATCAATGCTGCTTGGACATAGAGGATGGTCCTACCTCAAGTGATGAAATTGATGAGACGGATGAACTTTGTGACTTGGATGAAAGCTTTATGGCAGATGCATTTGAAGATGTTGGTCTGTCAATTTCCCACTTTGTTAATTCTTCTTATAATTCACCTGGTGGAAAGAAATATCCTGACAACTTTTGCAGTTCAGAGCATAGGATTCTACAATCCAGCTATCCATGGGAACAAAATACACATGTCTCTGAGAGTCTTTGTTGTGATAAGGAAGAAAGACAAAGCAAGAAACTCAAGGCTCAAGAAGTGGAGACCCCTGAAACTGTTGCTCAAACATGTGGTGCTATTGCTATTACATCAAAGAATTTGCCATTGAAACCTCTCTCTGTGCAGCAAGCAAGGCCCTCTGTATGTCTATATTCTGATTCCAACACTTCATGTTTGAAAAACCAATCTATAGCTCAAGTACAAGAAGTCCAGAATACAGATGCTTTACCTGCAAAGCAGATGGGTCTGGAAGAAGATCAAATAATTCTTAAG GTCGGCAAAGTTAATATACAGGGGGATGCAAGTAACAGGAAAAACataaaagatttgtttgatggggAGACTAGCTTCATCTCAGAATCCATGGACATCATTGACGATCACCCGATAGAGCAGAGAATGGGAGCCGAACCAGAGATAATTGGATCTTCAAGCACTCCATGTACTAACATACCAAGATTTGCTTGTCAGGAAAATGCAAGTGCTTATGGAGAGCTTATGAGATCTTCTGGCTTATCATCTGTAGATCCTCTTTGTTCTGTTGTACCATGCAGTATTTCTTCAGATGATgcctttattatttatgattccAATCAGAAGAAGAATGAAGAGGATGATGAAAAGTTCATGAGTTCTAAGGCAGATGTTGAGGAGCAAATTTCGAATGGAAAACCAACAGAACCAAATTTTCTGGAGACTTTATCCCCAAGGCGATTCGCTCAGGCAGAAGAATGTGATCTTCCTAAGAAGCATGCTAAAGATTTTGGCATGCCAAGTTGCAAGCAGGTTTCCTCACTCAAACCTTACAGCATGGTAATGCCTATCCTGAACACATCAAAGAAGATGGTTTTCCACTATGATTCAGTTTCATCCCTTAACATGGGTGGAAAGATTAAGGATTCATTTCATAATGAAAGAAACACCCATCATTTTCTGCCTAATAAAGATGATTGTAGTGTTCCTTTGAAGTGCACAGACAAAAATGTGCATGTGGATCGCCCAAAAAATAGCAATAGTTTTGGAAGTAAGGTTCAAGATAGTGTTGATGAACCTTTTCCCCTTCTGGAGGCCCAGCACAATGCCTTTGGGATTCTGTGTCATGAGCACAAGAAGGGATCCTCACCTTTTGTACTGAATAAGAAGCATCGCCTTCAGGCTTGTAATATAACCTTAATTAGTGATGGTGAAGAAGGGAGTCTAAGAGGATTTTCAGCATTAAAGATGAGGAAATGCAAATCCAAAGTATTGATGAGCGAAGTTATACATAAGGATCAAACCAACTCCACATCACATGTACCTTTGCAAAGAAGTTTGCGCTTATGTCCTCCAAATAAACAGGTGCTCGAGAATAAGCAAGTTCATTTTTTGGAAGCTAAACATAATATTGACTCACCCAAGATCAGTGCAAGGCTACAATCTAGTTATGGGCTTAACA GCTCACACTGTCGAACCAGTAAAAGAGCTAAAAACTCCACGTCACAGCACAAGTCTGGAACTAAAAGGAGTTATAATCATCGGACAAGTTGTGATGAGGTAGACGGAAAAGAAATGATCTTTCTTGGTCTGGAATTTTTGCTGACTGGATTTTCAAGTCAGAAGAGAAAGGAACTTGAGGCGCTGATCAGAAAATATGGAGGTTATGTCCTTTCAAATATACCAGCATGTTCACCAGATTTAAGAGGGAAATGGAAGGTAGATCCTGCATGCTGGAAGCTTCCCATCATACTATCTCCGAAGAAG GTACAAACAACTAAGTTCTTATATGGTTGTGCAATTAATACCTGGACACTCAATGCTAGCTGGCTTGTTGATTCAGTTCAAGATGGCTCTGTTTTGTCACCAGGGAA CTGA
- the LOC105045522 gene encoding uncharacterized protein isoform X1 produces MAMAGSGYHSPQFSEDIAWLPPWLQPHQLPMFGDCDKDEQGACPLVCKNVVPLEDQAICSGQCGQFFRDRVGFSGCHLHLSGDDETPAGSTPSSGNALHFHLHLSSVGVSQPFSSQLNDIPETERRENNDGSSSNPDPETPGIQNEKICQHLMEDGAPTHDMLPVGCKPRMSIKPIREPLSKTERNNQKRFQRKLETCNLRNADVNDAVELSVAASEAMVISEMVSSSCQSELLEAKTILEIAVRVKHARNQCCLDIEDGPTSSDEIDETDELCDLDESFMADAFEDVGLSISHFVNSSYNSPGGKKYPDNFCSSEHRILQSSYPWEQNTHVSESLCCDKEERQSKKLKAQEVETPETVAQTCGAIAITSKNLPLKPLSVQQARPSVCLYSDSNTSCLKNQSIAQVQEVQNTDALPAKQMGLEEDQIILKVGKVNIQGDASNRKNIKDLFDGETSFISESMDIIDDHPIEQRMGAEPEIIGSSSTPCTNIPRFACQENASAYGELMRSSGLSSVDPLCSVVPCSISSDDAFIIYDSNQKKNEEDDEKFMSSKADVEEQISNGKPTEPNFLETLSPRRFAQAEECDLPKKHAKDFGMPSCKQVSSLKPYSMVMPILNTSKKMVFHYDSVSSLNMGGKIKDSFHNERNTHHFLPNKDDCSVPLKCTDKNVHVDRPKNSNSFGSKVQDSVDEPFPLLEAQHNAFGILCHEHKKGSSPFVLNKKHRLQACNITLISDGEEGSLRGFSALKMRKCKSKVLMSEVIHKDQTNSTSHVPLQRSLRLCPPNKQVLENKQVHFLEAKHNIDSPKISARLQSSYGLNSSHCRTSKRAKNSTSQHKSGTKRSYNHRTSCDEVDGKEMIFLGLEFLLTGFSSQKRKELEALIRKYGGYVLSNIPACSPDLRGKWKVDPACWKLPIILSPKKVQTTKFLYGCAINTWTLNASWLVDSVQDGSVLSPGKYMTRPAQLPAGEGLRIGEPLCFDDHSLIFDRVGIMLYGKVSFCTKFSKIIKHGGGRVFKSLQRLVQSLKDEKNKLGAILVENGASVSRHLKHCASENNLQTVPASWIVNSLFSGKLLPFKKDRYAPLHKIKMPKFPQDQSADMSQEI; encoded by the exons ATGGCGATGGCGGGCTCTGGCTATCACTCCCCCCAGTTCTCAGAG GATATAGCTTGGCTCCCACCATGGCTTCAGCCGCATCAGCTACCTATGTTTGGTGACTGCGATAAAGATGAACAGGGTGCTTGTCCTCTGGTCTGCAAG AATGTGGTACCTCTTGAAGATCAAGCTATATGCAGTGGACAGTGTGGTCAATTTTTCAGGGACCGCGTCGGATTTAGTGGTTGCCATTTACATTTATCTGGTGATGATGAGACACCTGCTGGAAGCACACCATCTTCTGGAAAT GCATTACATTTTCATCTGCATCTTTCCTCAGTTGGTGTTTCACAGCCCTTCTCAAGTCAACTTAATGATATACCTGAAACAGAAAGGCGTGAAAATAATGATGGTTCATCCAGTAATCCTGATCCAGAAACACCAGGCATCCAGAATGAAAAAATCTGTCAGCATCTCATGGAGGATGGAGCCCCAACACATGATATGTTGCCAGTAGGCTGCAAACCAAGGATGTCCATCAAACCCATCAGAGAACCACTCAGCAAAACTGAGCGGAATAATCAGAAGAGATTTCAACGAAAGCTCGAAACTTGCAATCTCAGAAATGCAGACGTAAATGATGCAGTTGAGCTTTCTGTTGCTGCCTCGGAAGCAATGGTCATTTCAGAAATGGTGTCTAGTAGCTGCCAATCTGAACTTTTGGAAGCCAAAACTATTCTGGAAATTGCTGTTCGTGTGAAACACGCGCGGAATCAATGCTGCTTGGACATAGAGGATGGTCCTACCTCAAGTGATGAAATTGATGAGACGGATGAACTTTGTGACTTGGATGAAAGCTTTATGGCAGATGCATTTGAAGATGTTGGTCTGTCAATTTCCCACTTTGTTAATTCTTCTTATAATTCACCTGGTGGAAAGAAATATCCTGACAACTTTTGCAGTTCAGAGCATAGGATTCTACAATCCAGCTATCCATGGGAACAAAATACACATGTCTCTGAGAGTCTTTGTTGTGATAAGGAAGAAAGACAAAGCAAGAAACTCAAGGCTCAAGAAGTGGAGACCCCTGAAACTGTTGCTCAAACATGTGGTGCTATTGCTATTACATCAAAGAATTTGCCATTGAAACCTCTCTCTGTGCAGCAAGCAAGGCCCTCTGTATGTCTATATTCTGATTCCAACACTTCATGTTTGAAAAACCAATCTATAGCTCAAGTACAAGAAGTCCAGAATACAGATGCTTTACCTGCAAAGCAGATGGGTCTGGAAGAAGATCAAATAATTCTTAAG GTCGGCAAAGTTAATATACAGGGGGATGCAAGTAACAGGAAAAACataaaagatttgtttgatggggAGACTAGCTTCATCTCAGAATCCATGGACATCATTGACGATCACCCGATAGAGCAGAGAATGGGAGCCGAACCAGAGATAATTGGATCTTCAAGCACTCCATGTACTAACATACCAAGATTTGCTTGTCAGGAAAATGCAAGTGCTTATGGAGAGCTTATGAGATCTTCTGGCTTATCATCTGTAGATCCTCTTTGTTCTGTTGTACCATGCAGTATTTCTTCAGATGATgcctttattatttatgattccAATCAGAAGAAGAATGAAGAGGATGATGAAAAGTTCATGAGTTCTAAGGCAGATGTTGAGGAGCAAATTTCGAATGGAAAACCAACAGAACCAAATTTTCTGGAGACTTTATCCCCAAGGCGATTCGCTCAGGCAGAAGAATGTGATCTTCCTAAGAAGCATGCTAAAGATTTTGGCATGCCAAGTTGCAAGCAGGTTTCCTCACTCAAACCTTACAGCATGGTAATGCCTATCCTGAACACATCAAAGAAGATGGTTTTCCACTATGATTCAGTTTCATCCCTTAACATGGGTGGAAAGATTAAGGATTCATTTCATAATGAAAGAAACACCCATCATTTTCTGCCTAATAAAGATGATTGTAGTGTTCCTTTGAAGTGCACAGACAAAAATGTGCATGTGGATCGCCCAAAAAATAGCAATAGTTTTGGAAGTAAGGTTCAAGATAGTGTTGATGAACCTTTTCCCCTTCTGGAGGCCCAGCACAATGCCTTTGGGATTCTGTGTCATGAGCACAAGAAGGGATCCTCACCTTTTGTACTGAATAAGAAGCATCGCCTTCAGGCTTGTAATATAACCTTAATTAGTGATGGTGAAGAAGGGAGTCTAAGAGGATTTTCAGCATTAAAGATGAGGAAATGCAAATCCAAAGTATTGATGAGCGAAGTTATACATAAGGATCAAACCAACTCCACATCACATGTACCTTTGCAAAGAAGTTTGCGCTTATGTCCTCCAAATAAACAGGTGCTCGAGAATAAGCAAGTTCATTTTTTGGAAGCTAAACATAATATTGACTCACCCAAGATCAGTGCAAGGCTACAATCTAGTTATGGGCTTAACA GCTCACACTGTCGAACCAGTAAAAGAGCTAAAAACTCCACGTCACAGCACAAGTCTGGAACTAAAAGGAGTTATAATCATCGGACAAGTTGTGATGAGGTAGACGGAAAAGAAATGATCTTTCTTGGTCTGGAATTTTTGCTGACTGGATTTTCAAGTCAGAAGAGAAAGGAACTTGAGGCGCTGATCAGAAAATATGGAGGTTATGTCCTTTCAAATATACCAGCATGTTCACCAGATTTAAGAGGGAAATGGAAGGTAGATCCTGCATGCTGGAAGCTTCCCATCATACTATCTCCGAAGAAG GTACAAACAACTAAGTTCTTATATGGTTGTGCAATTAATACCTGGACACTCAATGCTAGCTGGCTTGTTGATTCAGTTCAAGATGGCTCTGTTTTGTCACCAGGGAA GTACATGACTCGACCAGCTCAACTCCCTGCAGGGGAAGGCTTAAGAATTGGAGAGCCACTTTGCTTTGATGACCATTCCTTAATCTTTGACCGAGTAGGAATCATGCTTTACGGCAAAGTCAGTTTCTGTACCAAATTTTCGAAAATTATAAAG CATGGAGGTGGGCGAGTGTTTAAATCTCTACAGCGACTGGTCCAGAGCCTAAAGGATGAGAAGAATAAGCTGGGGGCTATTCTTGTTGAGAATGGAGCAAGTGTTTCACGTCACCTGAAGCACTGTGCTTCAGAGAACAATCTACAGACAGTG CCAGCCAGCTGGATCGTTAACAGTTTGTTTTCTGGCAAGCTGCTTCCTTTCAAGAAAGACCGTTATGCTCCATTGCACAAAATTAAAATGCCAAAATTTCCTCAAGATCAATCTGCAGATATGAGTCAAGAAATATGA
- the LOC105045522 gene encoding uncharacterized protein isoform X2 produces MIVLLQEHAHRTGQIAPCLKFPTFYSLTTALHFHLHLSSVGVSQPFSSQLNDIPETERRENNDGSSSNPDPETPGIQNEKICQHLMEDGAPTHDMLPVGCKPRMSIKPIREPLSKTERNNQKRFQRKLETCNLRNADVNDAVELSVAASEAMVISEMVSSSCQSELLEAKTILEIAVRVKHARNQCCLDIEDGPTSSDEIDETDELCDLDESFMADAFEDVGLSISHFVNSSYNSPGGKKYPDNFCSSEHRILQSSYPWEQNTHVSESLCCDKEERQSKKLKAQEVETPETVAQTCGAIAITSKNLPLKPLSVQQARPSVCLYSDSNTSCLKNQSIAQVQEVQNTDALPAKQMGLEEDQIILKVGKVNIQGDASNRKNIKDLFDGETSFISESMDIIDDHPIEQRMGAEPEIIGSSSTPCTNIPRFACQENASAYGELMRSSGLSSVDPLCSVVPCSISSDDAFIIYDSNQKKNEEDDEKFMSSKADVEEQISNGKPTEPNFLETLSPRRFAQAEECDLPKKHAKDFGMPSCKQVSSLKPYSMVMPILNTSKKMVFHYDSVSSLNMGGKIKDSFHNERNTHHFLPNKDDCSVPLKCTDKNVHVDRPKNSNSFGSKVQDSVDEPFPLLEAQHNAFGILCHEHKKGSSPFVLNKKHRLQACNITLISDGEEGSLRGFSALKMRKCKSKVLMSEVIHKDQTNSTSHVPLQRSLRLCPPNKQVLENKQVHFLEAKHNIDSPKISARLQSSYGLNSSHCRTSKRAKNSTSQHKSGTKRSYNHRTSCDEVDGKEMIFLGLEFLLTGFSSQKRKELEALIRKYGGYVLSNIPACSPDLRGKWKVDPACWKLPIILSPKKVQTTKFLYGCAINTWTLNASWLVDSVQDGSVLSPGKYMTRPAQLPAGEGLRIGEPLCFDDHSLIFDRVGIMLYGKVSFCTKFSKIIKHGGGRVFKSLQRLVQSLKDEKNKLGAILVENGASVSRHLKHCASENNLQTVPASWIVNSLFSGKLLPFKKDRYAPLHKIKMPKFPQDQSADMSQEI; encoded by the exons ATGATTGTGCTACTGCAGGAACATGCCCATAGGACAGGACAGATAGCCCCTTGTTTGAAGTTTCCTACTTTTTATTCCTTAACTACT GCATTACATTTTCATCTGCATCTTTCCTCAGTTGGTGTTTCACAGCCCTTCTCAAGTCAACTTAATGATATACCTGAAACAGAAAGGCGTGAAAATAATGATGGTTCATCCAGTAATCCTGATCCAGAAACACCAGGCATCCAGAATGAAAAAATCTGTCAGCATCTCATGGAGGATGGAGCCCCAACACATGATATGTTGCCAGTAGGCTGCAAACCAAGGATGTCCATCAAACCCATCAGAGAACCACTCAGCAAAACTGAGCGGAATAATCAGAAGAGATTTCAACGAAAGCTCGAAACTTGCAATCTCAGAAATGCAGACGTAAATGATGCAGTTGAGCTTTCTGTTGCTGCCTCGGAAGCAATGGTCATTTCAGAAATGGTGTCTAGTAGCTGCCAATCTGAACTTTTGGAAGCCAAAACTATTCTGGAAATTGCTGTTCGTGTGAAACACGCGCGGAATCAATGCTGCTTGGACATAGAGGATGGTCCTACCTCAAGTGATGAAATTGATGAGACGGATGAACTTTGTGACTTGGATGAAAGCTTTATGGCAGATGCATTTGAAGATGTTGGTCTGTCAATTTCCCACTTTGTTAATTCTTCTTATAATTCACCTGGTGGAAAGAAATATCCTGACAACTTTTGCAGTTCAGAGCATAGGATTCTACAATCCAGCTATCCATGGGAACAAAATACACATGTCTCTGAGAGTCTTTGTTGTGATAAGGAAGAAAGACAAAGCAAGAAACTCAAGGCTCAAGAAGTGGAGACCCCTGAAACTGTTGCTCAAACATGTGGTGCTATTGCTATTACATCAAAGAATTTGCCATTGAAACCTCTCTCTGTGCAGCAAGCAAGGCCCTCTGTATGTCTATATTCTGATTCCAACACTTCATGTTTGAAAAACCAATCTATAGCTCAAGTACAAGAAGTCCAGAATACAGATGCTTTACCTGCAAAGCAGATGGGTCTGGAAGAAGATCAAATAATTCTTAAG GTCGGCAAAGTTAATATACAGGGGGATGCAAGTAACAGGAAAAACataaaagatttgtttgatggggAGACTAGCTTCATCTCAGAATCCATGGACATCATTGACGATCACCCGATAGAGCAGAGAATGGGAGCCGAACCAGAGATAATTGGATCTTCAAGCACTCCATGTACTAACATACCAAGATTTGCTTGTCAGGAAAATGCAAGTGCTTATGGAGAGCTTATGAGATCTTCTGGCTTATCATCTGTAGATCCTCTTTGTTCTGTTGTACCATGCAGTATTTCTTCAGATGATgcctttattatttatgattccAATCAGAAGAAGAATGAAGAGGATGATGAAAAGTTCATGAGTTCTAAGGCAGATGTTGAGGAGCAAATTTCGAATGGAAAACCAACAGAACCAAATTTTCTGGAGACTTTATCCCCAAGGCGATTCGCTCAGGCAGAAGAATGTGATCTTCCTAAGAAGCATGCTAAAGATTTTGGCATGCCAAGTTGCAAGCAGGTTTCCTCACTCAAACCTTACAGCATGGTAATGCCTATCCTGAACACATCAAAGAAGATGGTTTTCCACTATGATTCAGTTTCATCCCTTAACATGGGTGGAAAGATTAAGGATTCATTTCATAATGAAAGAAACACCCATCATTTTCTGCCTAATAAAGATGATTGTAGTGTTCCTTTGAAGTGCACAGACAAAAATGTGCATGTGGATCGCCCAAAAAATAGCAATAGTTTTGGAAGTAAGGTTCAAGATAGTGTTGATGAACCTTTTCCCCTTCTGGAGGCCCAGCACAATGCCTTTGGGATTCTGTGTCATGAGCACAAGAAGGGATCCTCACCTTTTGTACTGAATAAGAAGCATCGCCTTCAGGCTTGTAATATAACCTTAATTAGTGATGGTGAAGAAGGGAGTCTAAGAGGATTTTCAGCATTAAAGATGAGGAAATGCAAATCCAAAGTATTGATGAGCGAAGTTATACATAAGGATCAAACCAACTCCACATCACATGTACCTTTGCAAAGAAGTTTGCGCTTATGTCCTCCAAATAAACAGGTGCTCGAGAATAAGCAAGTTCATTTTTTGGAAGCTAAACATAATATTGACTCACCCAAGATCAGTGCAAGGCTACAATCTAGTTATGGGCTTAACA GCTCACACTGTCGAACCAGTAAAAGAGCTAAAAACTCCACGTCACAGCACAAGTCTGGAACTAAAAGGAGTTATAATCATCGGACAAGTTGTGATGAGGTAGACGGAAAAGAAATGATCTTTCTTGGTCTGGAATTTTTGCTGACTGGATTTTCAAGTCAGAAGAGAAAGGAACTTGAGGCGCTGATCAGAAAATATGGAGGTTATGTCCTTTCAAATATACCAGCATGTTCACCAGATTTAAGAGGGAAATGGAAGGTAGATCCTGCATGCTGGAAGCTTCCCATCATACTATCTCCGAAGAAG GTACAAACAACTAAGTTCTTATATGGTTGTGCAATTAATACCTGGACACTCAATGCTAGCTGGCTTGTTGATTCAGTTCAAGATGGCTCTGTTTTGTCACCAGGGAA GTACATGACTCGACCAGCTCAACTCCCTGCAGGGGAAGGCTTAAGAATTGGAGAGCCACTTTGCTTTGATGACCATTCCTTAATCTTTGACCGAGTAGGAATCATGCTTTACGGCAAAGTCAGTTTCTGTACCAAATTTTCGAAAATTATAAAG CATGGAGGTGGGCGAGTGTTTAAATCTCTACAGCGACTGGTCCAGAGCCTAAAGGATGAGAAGAATAAGCTGGGGGCTATTCTTGTTGAGAATGGAGCAAGTGTTTCACGTCACCTGAAGCACTGTGCTTCAGAGAACAATCTACAGACAGTG CCAGCCAGCTGGATCGTTAACAGTTTGTTTTCTGGCAAGCTGCTTCCTTTCAAGAAAGACCGTTATGCTCCATTGCACAAAATTAAAATGCCAAAATTTCCTCAAGATCAATCTGCAGATATGAGTCAAGAAATATGA